A DNA window from Halorubrum sp. DM2 contains the following coding sequences:
- a CDS encoding DUF4013 domain-containing protein, which yields MIESSLNYLRDGDDAVVTTVIGGLLLLASPLVIPSFLVFGYVARVVRGTADGDDEPPVFEAWGDLLVDGLKTFAVTFVYSLVPLAVVAVAAVVALGTFVVVPGGGAGGGGTFLGAAVVGILVLALGLVGFALSLAGLYVTPAAVAAVAESGKVGDGFAVTTLWGVVTKRAYATGWLTAAVVVLAGALAIGVLSVVPVLGTIAGVFVQFYALVAAAAIIGWTWADVRPIALDETEPEPAERPAV from the coding sequence ATGATAGAATCGTCTCTCAACTACCTTCGCGACGGCGACGACGCCGTCGTCACGACCGTTATCGGCGGACTCCTCCTGCTCGCGAGTCCGCTCGTCATTCCCTCGTTTCTCGTGTTCGGCTACGTCGCTCGCGTCGTCCGGGGGACCGCCGACGGCGACGACGAGCCGCCGGTCTTCGAGGCGTGGGGCGACCTCCTCGTCGACGGTCTGAAGACGTTCGCCGTCACGTTCGTCTACTCGCTCGTTCCGCTCGCGGTCGTCGCGGTCGCGGCGGTGGTCGCCCTCGGGACGTTCGTCGTGGTGCCCGGTGGCGGCGCGGGCGGCGGTGGTACGTTCCTCGGAGCCGCCGTCGTGGGCATCCTCGTGCTGGCACTCGGACTCGTCGGGTTCGCCCTCTCGCTCGCGGGACTGTACGTCACGCCGGCGGCCGTCGCCGCCGTCGCGGAATCGGGGAAGGTCGGCGACGGCTTCGCCGTGACGACCCTCTGGGGCGTCGTCACCAAGCGCGCGTACGCGACCGGCTGGCTCACCGCGGCCGTTGTCGTCCTCGCCGGCGCACTCGCGATCGGGGTCCTCTCCGTGGTGCCGGTCCTCGGTACGATCGCCGGCGTCTTCGTCCAGTTCTACGCGCTCGTCGCTGCGGCCGCGATCATCGGCTGGACGTGGGCCGACGTGCGTCCGATCGCGCTTGACGAGACCGAGCCCGAACCCGCGGAGCGCCCCGCGGTGTGA
- a CDS encoding transcriptional regulator, translating to MPDLNPVAKRIHNVQPRPVRLELDSGETGVYEFSSTEFFQREFRGEGVRVDADGDADFRLISSEDYEQILLGRSEPDEEGWSMVGEVVAAERAEE from the coding sequence ATGCCGGATCTCAACCCCGTCGCGAAGCGGATCCACAACGTCCAGCCCCGGCCGGTGCGACTCGAACTCGACTCCGGCGAGACCGGCGTCTACGAGTTCTCCTCGACAGAGTTCTTCCAGCGTGAGTTCCGCGGCGAGGGCGTCCGGGTCGACGCCGACGGCGACGCCGACTTCCGGCTGATAAGCTCCGAGGACTACGAGCAGATTCTGCTCGGCCGGTCCGAACCCGACGAGGAGGGCTGGTCGATGGTCGGCGAGGTGGTCGCGGCCGAGCGCGCCGAGGAGTGA
- a CDS encoding NAD-binding protein yields MELTRDWVTVRASVALTFAVAILSILAGLAQIGGLGVSGPLAPYVPDVVRQTVGFTGTITGFTMLASGFALRNGYRVGWYSTAVLLPLTAIQGLMQASVLSFPLVALSLLSMPALLYNRGRFDRQFRPSPTQLAAGAALVTAISYGTVGSYALRDQFNGVETIVDAFYFTVVTASTVGYGDVIPATGPDSDIAQLFVLSSLVMNVAAFAVALGVLLTPAIEAQLSKALGKMTEKQIDLLDDHVLILGYGDLTEPILEELDGRGGTTYAVITTNEAAARRLDERSVPTLTADPSDVEPLERAHIADARAVVVATENDAQDALAILTARQLNPGVRIVAAATQRENVNKLRRAGADQVISPSTLGGHILIDCAFGSNSDEATTDLLGGALDGDADRDAMTRDGD; encoded by the coding sequence ATGGAGCTGACCCGCGACTGGGTGACCGTTCGGGCGTCCGTCGCCCTGACGTTCGCGGTCGCGATACTGTCGATTCTCGCCGGGCTGGCACAGATCGGCGGGCTCGGCGTCTCGGGTCCGCTCGCTCCGTACGTCCCGGACGTCGTCCGCCAGACCGTCGGGTTCACGGGGACGATCACCGGGTTCACCATGCTCGCGAGCGGCTTCGCTTTGCGGAACGGCTACCGGGTCGGCTGGTACTCGACCGCCGTGTTGCTCCCGCTGACCGCGATCCAAGGACTGATGCAGGCGTCGGTGCTTTCCTTCCCGCTGGTGGCGCTGTCGCTGCTTTCGATGCCGGCGCTCCTCTACAACCGGGGGCGGTTCGACCGCCAGTTCCGGCCGTCGCCGACGCAGCTCGCCGCCGGGGCGGCGCTGGTCACGGCCATCTCGTACGGAACGGTCGGGTCGTACGCGCTCCGCGACCAGTTCAACGGGGTCGAGACCATCGTCGACGCGTTCTACTTCACCGTCGTCACCGCCTCGACGGTGGGGTACGGCGACGTGATCCCGGCGACCGGTCCCGACTCCGACATCGCACAGCTGTTCGTGCTCTCCTCGCTCGTGATGAACGTCGCCGCCTTCGCGGTGGCGCTCGGGGTCCTGTTGACCCCCGCTATCGAGGCGCAGCTCTCCAAGGCGCTCGGAAAGATGACTGAGAAACAGATCGACCTCCTCGACGACCACGTCCTCATCTTAGGCTACGGGGACCTGACGGAACCGATACTCGAAGAACTCGACGGACGGGGCGGAACCACCTACGCCGTGATCACGACCAACGAGGCCGCGGCCAGACGACTGGACGAGCGGTCCGTCCCCACGCTCACCGCGGACCCCAGCGACGTCGAACCGCTCGAACGCGCCCACATCGCGGACGCCCGCGCGGTCGTCGTCGCCACCGAGAACGACGCGCAGGACGCGCTGGCGATACTGACCGCGCGCCAGCTCAACCCCGGCGTGCGGATCGTCGCCGCCGCGACGCAACGCGAGAACGTCAACAAGCTCCGCCGGGCCGGCGCGGACCAAGTTATTTCGCCGTCGACGCTCGGCGGTCACATCCTCATCGACTGCGCGTTCGGGTCGAACAGCGACGAGGCGACGACCGACCTCTTGGGCGGTGCGCTCGACGGAGACGCGGACCGAGACGCGATGACCCGGGACGGCGACTGA
- a CDS encoding FAD-binding protein — protein MYEHDVVVVGAGGAGLRAAIAAQEAGADVAMVSKLHPVRSHTGAAEGGINAALRDADSWQDHAYDTMKGSDYLGDAPAVEALCKESPEEVIRLEHWGMPFSREDDGRVSQRPFGGLSFPRTTYAGAETGHQMLHTMYEQVVKRGITVYDEWHVMDLAVTDEDDPAERTCHGVVGYDIQSGEVSGFRARNGVILATGGMGQVFDHTTNAVANTGDGVAMAYRAGVPMEDMEFIQFHPTTLPSTGVLISEGVRGEGGILYNEDGERFMFEHGYANNDGELASRDVVSRAELTEVNEGRGIEDEYVHLDMRHLGEERILDRLENILHLAEDFEGADGLTEPMPVKPGQHYAMGGIETNEHGETVIDGLYAAGECACASVHGANRLGGNALPELIVFGKRAGRHAAGEEMGEAEVTTGRSTDWEPADYEFGVAVGETGRSDTAAADGGAVATDAESVVVGAVDRAQERVEELLSRDGRNHAEIRSKVQETMTANVNVFREEGRLEETLADLHEAREAYKDVAVSDPSRTFNTDLIHTIETRNILDIAEALTMGALAREEFRGAHWRKEHQERKDENWLKHTLISWNDGEPELWYKPVVLEGENKTYEPKSRSY, from the coding sequence ATGTACGAACACGACGTCGTCGTCGTCGGGGCCGGCGGGGCGGGACTCCGGGCGGCGATCGCGGCACAGGAAGCGGGTGCGGACGTGGCGATGGTGTCGAAGCTCCATCCCGTCCGGTCGCACACGGGCGCGGCGGAGGGCGGCATCAACGCGGCGTTACGCGACGCCGACTCCTGGCAGGACCACGCGTACGACACGATGAAGGGCTCGGACTACCTCGGGGACGCCCCGGCGGTCGAGGCCCTCTGTAAAGAGAGCCCCGAGGAGGTCATCCGGCTCGAACACTGGGGGATGCCGTTCTCCCGCGAGGACGACGGCCGCGTCTCCCAGCGCCCGTTCGGCGGGCTCTCCTTCCCGCGGACGACGTACGCCGGCGCGGAGACGGGCCACCAGATGCTCCACACGATGTACGAGCAGGTGGTCAAACGCGGAATTACGGTGTACGACGAGTGGCACGTGATGGATCTCGCGGTCACCGACGAGGACGACCCCGCCGAGCGGACCTGTCACGGCGTCGTCGGCTACGACATCCAGAGCGGTGAGGTTAGCGGCTTCCGCGCGAGAAACGGCGTCATCCTCGCCACCGGCGGGATGGGGCAGGTGTTCGATCACACCACCAACGCGGTCGCCAACACCGGCGACGGTGTCGCGATGGCGTACCGCGCCGGCGTCCCGATGGAGGACATGGAGTTCATCCAGTTCCACCCGACGACGCTGCCGTCGACCGGCGTCCTCATCTCCGAGGGCGTCCGCGGCGAGGGCGGAATCCTCTACAACGAGGACGGCGAGCGGTTCATGTTCGAACACGGCTACGCAAACAACGACGGCGAGCTCGCCTCCCGCGACGTCGTCTCCCGCGCCGAGCTGACCGAGGTCAACGAGGGCCGCGGCATCGAGGACGAGTACGTCCACCTCGACATGCGGCATTTAGGCGAGGAGCGCATCCTCGACCGGTTGGAGAACATCCTCCACCTCGCGGAGGACTTCGAGGGCGCGGACGGGCTCACGGAGCCGATGCCGGTCAAGCCCGGCCAGCACTACGCGATGGGCGGCATCGAGACGAACGAGCACGGCGAGACCGTCATCGACGGGCTGTACGCGGCCGGCGAGTGCGCCTGTGCGTCGGTCCACGGCGCGAACCGCCTCGGCGGCAACGCGCTGCCGGAGCTCATCGTCTTCGGGAAGCGCGCCGGCCGGCACGCGGCGGGCGAGGAGATGGGCGAGGCCGAGGTCACGACCGGCCGCTCCACCGACTGGGAGCCGGCCGACTACGAGTTCGGCGTCGCGGTCGGCGAGACGGGCAGGTCGGACACGGCGGCGGCGGACGGCGGTGCGGTGGCGACCGACGCCGAGAGCGTCGTCGTCGGCGCTGTCGACCGCGCGCAGGAGCGCGTCGAGGAGCTGCTCTCCCGCGACGGGCGCAACCACGCCGAGATCCGCTCGAAGGTTCAGGAGACGATGACGGCCAACGTCAACGTGTTCCGCGAGGAGGGCCGGCTGGAGGAGACGCTGGCCGACCTCCACGAGGCGCGCGAGGCGTACAAGGACGTCGCGGTGTCGGACCCGTCGCGGACGTTCAACACCGACCTCATCCACACTATCGAGACTCGGAACATCCTCGACATCGCGGAGGCGCTGACGATGGGCGCGCTCGCCCGCGAGGAGTTCCGCGGCGCGCACTGGCGCAAGGAGCACCAAGAGCGGAAAGACGAGAACTGGCTGAAACACACGCTCATCTCGTGGAACGACGGCGAGCCGGAGCTGTGGTACAAGCCGGTCGTCCTCGAAGGCGAAAACAAGACGTACGAGCCGAAGAGTCGCTCGTACTGA
- a CDS encoding succinate dehydrogenase/fumarate reductase iron-sulfur subunit, with amino-acid sequence MSTQIPKQTEESTETETEAAEPASKGDERRAEKRRRAAERREQRQEEEAEKAAADESTVELKVFRYDPQVEGKQEPRFDTFHVPFTKGMTVLDALMYARDTYDSSLTFRHSCRQAVCGSDAMFVNGGQKLACKTQISDLEQPVRVEPLPHAEVTKDLVVDMEHFYDQMEAVEPYFQTNEFPDGELEEQRQDRENREKIKMSTRCIWCGACMSSCNIAAGDNEYLGPAAINKAYRFAMDEREGEEIKQKRLEIIEQEHGVWRCQTQFSCTEVCPKDIPLTEHIQELKREAVKNNLKFW; translated from the coding sequence ATGAGCACGCAAATTCCGAAACAGACCGAGGAATCGACCGAAACCGAGACCGAGGCGGCCGAACCCGCCTCGAAGGGCGACGAGCGCCGCGCCGAGAAGCGCCGCCGCGCGGCCGAGCGCCGCGAGCAGCGACAGGAGGAGGAGGCCGAGAAGGCCGCCGCCGACGAGAGCACGGTCGAGCTGAAGGTGTTCCGCTACGACCCGCAGGTCGAGGGGAAACAGGAGCCGCGGTTCGACACCTTCCACGTCCCGTTCACGAAGGGGATGACCGTCCTCGACGCGCTGATGTACGCGCGCGACACGTACGACTCCTCGCTCACGTTCCGCCACTCCTGCCGGCAGGCGGTGTGCGGCTCCGACGCGATGTTCGTCAACGGCGGGCAGAAGCTGGCGTGTAAGACGCAGATCTCGGACCTCGAACAGCCGGTCCGCGTCGAGCCGCTCCCGCACGCCGAGGTGACCAAGGACCTCGTCGTCGACATGGAGCACTTCTACGACCAGATGGAGGCCGTCGAGCCGTACTTCCAGACGAACGAGTTCCCGGACGGCGAGCTCGAAGAGCAGCGACAGGACCGCGAGAACCGCGAGAAGATCAAGATGTCCACGCGCTGTATCTGGTGTGGCGCGTGTATGTCCTCGTGTAACATCGCCGCCGGCGACAACGAGTACCTCGGGCCCGCCGCGATCAACAAGGCGTACCGGTTCGCGATGGACGAGCGCGAGGGCGAGGAGATCAAACAGAAGCGGCTGGAGATCATCGAGCAGGAACACGGCGTCTGGCGGTGTCAGACGCAGTTCTCCTGTACCGAGGTGTGCCCGAAGGACATCCCCCTCACCGAGCACATTCAGGAGCTGAAGCGCGAAGCGGTCAAAAACAATCTGAAGTTCTGGTAG
- a CDS encoding succinate dehydrogenase, producing the protein MAERYSSFQKGGRMWFLQRVTAVFLLVVLAFHFFLLHFVHHADEVSFLATEGRMTSLSYYSLMITFLVTATFHGVNGVYNALINQGLTGTKRTVIKWTLVAASVVLIVQGIRTANAWAGIGLY; encoded by the coding sequence ATGGCCGAGCGCTACTCCTCCTTCCAGAAGGGCGGTCGGATGTGGTTCCTTCAGCGGGTCACGGCCGTGTTCCTGCTGGTCGTGTTGGCGTTCCACTTCTTCCTGCTCCACTTCGTCCACCACGCCGACGAGGTGTCGTTCCTCGCGACCGAAGGCCGCATGACGAGCCTGAGCTACTACTCGCTGATGATCACGTTCCTCGTGACCGCGACGTTCCACGGGGTCAACGGCGTGTACAACGCCCTGATCAATCAGGGACTCACCGGCACGAAACGCACCGTGATCAAGTGGACGCTCGTCGCCGCGAGCGTCGTCTTGATCGTCCAGGGAATCCGCACCGCGAACGCGTGGGCGGGCATCGGACTCTACTGA
- a CDS encoding TetR/AcrR family transcriptional regulator, translated as MSDAPSAAEEIMDGVYSALRAHGYADLTMQDIADECSKSKSLLHYHYDTKEDLLVAFLEYIVSDSEERIAARADDPPVERLVQFIGWFVFAPDETDREAFHIALLELRTQGPFNERIREQLARSDRLLRGTVADILADGIEAGVFREVDVEETAAMIVATLDGARTRQITLAGSVRGDEDGGYTRTVAEATLRRIVEPLLAEDTELPPLDAAIEALRRDPDADGAADETADDAE; from the coding sequence ATGAGCGATGCGCCGAGCGCGGCGGAAGAGATCATGGACGGGGTGTACAGCGCCCTCCGCGCCCACGGCTACGCCGACCTGACGATGCAGGACATCGCCGACGAGTGTTCGAAGAGCAAGTCGCTGCTCCACTACCACTACGACACGAAGGAGGACCTGCTCGTCGCCTTCCTGGAGTACATCGTCTCCGACTCCGAAGAGCGGATCGCGGCCCGCGCCGACGACCCGCCGGTCGAGCGACTGGTCCAGTTCATCGGGTGGTTCGTCTTCGCCCCCGACGAGACCGACCGCGAGGCGTTTCACATCGCGCTGCTTGAACTGCGGACGCAGGGACCGTTCAACGAACGGATCCGCGAGCAGCTGGCGCGTAGCGACCGACTGCTCCGGGGGACCGTCGCCGACATCCTCGCGGACGGCATCGAGGCGGGCGTCTTCCGCGAGGTCGACGTCGAGGAGACGGCGGCGATGATCGTGGCGACCCTCGACGGCGCGCGGACGCGACAGATCACCCTCGCCGGCTCCGTCCGGGGTGACGAGGACGGCGGCTACACCCGCACCGTCGCGGAGGCGACGCTCCGGCGGATCGTCGAGCCGCTGCTGGCGGAGGATACGGAGCTACCGCCGCTCGACGCGGCGATCGAGGCGCTCCGGCGAGATCCGGACGCGGACGGGGCCGCGGACGAGACCGCTGACGACGCCGAATGA
- a CDS encoding cold-shock protein, producing the protein MAKGEVDFFNDTGGYGFISTDDADEDVFFHMEDVGGPDLEEGQEVEFDIEEADKGPRATNVTRL; encoded by the coding sequence ATGGCGAAAGGCGAAGTCGATTTCTTCAACGACACTGGCGGCTACGGTTTCATTTCAACTGACGACGCGGACGAGGACGTGTTCTTCCACATGGAGGACGTCGGCGGCCCGGACCTCGAAGAGGGTCAGGAAGTCGAGTTCGACATCGAGGAGGCGGACAAGGGTCCGCGCGCGACGAACGTCACCCGTCTGTAA
- the sdhC gene encoding succinate dehydrogenase, cytochrome b556 subunit: MSQSYNRGLIEDFGRWREFEAGMWAWIFHKFTGWVLIGYLFTHIAVLSTGIPAAGATEAAIAAGNDVYTQTIVSLEGLLLVRILEVGLLAVAVFHMLNGTRLLLTDLGIGLDAQDKSFYASLILTGAITVASVPTFIAGAF, from the coding sequence ATGAGTCAGTCGTACAATCGAGGCCTCATCGAGGACTTCGGCCGCTGGCGGGAGTTCGAGGCGGGGATGTGGGCGTGGATCTTCCACAAGTTCACGGGATGGGTGCTCATCGGGTACCTGTTCACGCACATCGCCGTGCTGAGTACGGGAATTCCGGCCGCCGGGGCGACCGAAGCGGCAATCGCCGCGGGGAACGACGTGTACACGCAGACCATCGTCTCCCTTGAGGGACTACTGCTCGTGCGCATCCTCGAAGTCGGCCTGCTGGCCGTCGCCGTCTTCCACATGCTCAACGGGACCCGACTCCTGCTCACCGACCTCGGGATCGGGTTGGACGCACAGGACAAGAGCTTCTACGCGTCGCTGATCCTCACGGGAGCGATCACCGTCGCGTCCGTGCCGACCTTCATCGCGGGGGCGTTCTGA
- a CDS encoding universal stress protein produces MSKRILVAIDGSAEATEALRFAAEEWPDADLTALHVINPADSATGADGGFPGASDQWYESAKGRGERILAEATGAVDRPVATRLEVGRPKRTILDVAGGEAAVGEDEGSGEPFDHVVLASQGRTGLSRVLLGSVAEGVVRRAEVPVTVVR; encoded by the coding sequence ATGTCCAAGCGTATCCTCGTTGCGATCGACGGCTCCGCGGAGGCGACTGAGGCGCTACGGTTCGCCGCCGAGGAGTGGCCCGACGCCGACCTCACGGCCCTCCACGTGATCAACCCGGCGGACTCGGCGACGGGGGCCGACGGCGGCTTCCCGGGGGCCTCCGATCAGTGGTACGAAAGCGCCAAAGGGCGCGGCGAGCGGATCCTCGCCGAGGCGACGGGAGCGGTCGACCGCCCGGTCGCGACGAGACTGGAGGTCGGACGCCCGAAGCGGACGATCCTCGACGTAGCGGGCGGCGAGGCGGCGGTCGGCGAGGACGAGGGATCCGGCGAACCGTTCGACCACGTCGTGTTGGCGAGTCAGGGTCGAACCGGACTCTCTCGGGTCCTCCTCGGTAGCGTCGCGGAGGGCGTGGTCCGCCGCGCCGAAGTGCCCGTCACCGTCGTTAGGTGA
- a CDS encoding MFS transporter, with protein MTRFGFERPPPVLLAVIASTFFVGFGGGVVFPILPNLGAVLGISAFMVGVILSANRWVRLVANAPAGALVDRYGTRTPFVVGLFVEGVATLGYVVALAMPSAESLRPVAASLPTLAAGPLVVGPEGWFGAIGVAVAPETWFLLARILWGLGSAAVFATAYTIAADLSDGGSRGTNMGIVRGGITMGFPAGLVLGGVVSAVAGNAAAFVVAAAFALTASVVAYRYVPETHVTGDRSGDSIKPWEVDTAVPAVTVGLVNFGLMFAYIGALFSTLVLFLGENDISLFGLAPQGTSGLFMAGTVLSAAFFMLVGGRVSDTRNSRTPILLTFLAVSFVGFLLLARAGSVLSLGLACVFIGAGQGGTSGPMMALLADLTPDERMGRASGTNNVLGDVGGGLGPMVSLPLIEAVGFAPIYAACAVLPLAAGAVLLVGVRRETGTFLPGHATGETGPSERSNAADS; from the coding sequence ATGACTCGGTTCGGATTCGAGCGGCCGCCGCCGGTGCTGCTCGCGGTGATCGCGAGCACGTTCTTCGTCGGCTTCGGCGGCGGCGTCGTCTTCCCGATTTTGCCGAACCTCGGCGCAGTCCTCGGGATCTCGGCGTTCATGGTCGGCGTGATCCTCTCCGCGAACCGGTGGGTCCGGCTTGTCGCGAACGCGCCCGCCGGCGCGCTCGTCGACCGATACGGGACGCGAACGCCGTTCGTCGTCGGACTGTTCGTCGAGGGGGTCGCCACCCTCGGCTACGTCGTCGCGCTCGCGATGCCGTCCGCCGAGTCGCTCCGTCCCGTCGCGGCCTCGCTGCCGACGCTCGCGGCCGGCCCGCTCGTCGTCGGCCCGGAGGGATGGTTCGGCGCGATCGGGGTCGCCGTCGCGCCCGAGACGTGGTTCCTGCTCGCGCGGATCCTCTGGGGGCTCGGCTCCGCGGCGGTGTTCGCGACCGCCTACACCATCGCGGCCGACCTCTCCGACGGCGGCTCGCGGGGGACGAACATGGGGATCGTCCGCGGCGGGATCACGATGGGGTTCCCGGCCGGGCTCGTGCTCGGCGGCGTCGTCTCCGCGGTCGCGGGCAACGCCGCGGCGTTCGTCGTCGCCGCCGCGTTCGCGCTCACCGCGAGCGTCGTCGCGTACCGCTACGTCCCGGAGACCCACGTCACGGGCGACCGCTCCGGGGATTCGATCAAGCCGTGGGAGGTCGACACCGCCGTCCCCGCGGTGACGGTCGGCTTAGTCAACTTCGGGCTGATGTTCGCGTACATCGGCGCGCTGTTCTCCACGCTCGTCTTGTTCCTCGGGGAGAACGACATCTCGCTGTTCGGGCTCGCGCCGCAGGGGACCTCCGGGTTGTTCATGGCCGGCACGGTCCTGTCGGCCGCGTTCTTCATGCTCGTGGGGGGACGGGTCTCCGACACCCGGAACTCCCGGACGCCGATCCTGTTGACGTTCCTCGCCGTCTCGTTCGTCGGGTTCCTGCTGCTCGCCCGGGCCGGCTCAGTCCTCTCCTTGGGCCTCGCCTGCGTCTTCATCGGTGCCGGACAAGGGGGAACGAGCGGCCCGATGATGGCCCTGCTCGCGGACCTCACCCCGGACGAGCGGATGGGCCGCGCCTCGGGGACGAACAACGTCCTCGGCGACGTGGGCGGGGGACTCGGGCCGATGGTGTCGCTCCCGCTGATCGAGGCGGTCGGGTTCGCGCCCATCTACGCCGCCTGCGCGGTGCTCCCGCTCGCCGCGGGGGCCGTCCTCCTCGTCGGGGTGCGCCGGGAGACCGGAACCTTCCTCCCCGGACACGCGACCGGCGAAACGGGCCCGAGCGAGCGGTCGAACGCCGCGGACTCGTAG
- a CDS encoding TrmB family transcriptional regulator: MIETETASAAAAALPPELQSPRAKLVYLYLTTNGDATVSEMGDSLGMKKLSLYSILKTLRNEGLVDCDGDCYVPN; encoded by the coding sequence ATGATCGAGACGGAAACCGCGTCCGCGGCGGCTGCCGCGTTGCCCCCGGAACTTCAGTCGCCCCGCGCCAAGCTCGTGTACCTCTACCTGACCACGAACGGCGACGCCACGGTCTCGGAGATGGGCGACTCGCTCGGGATGAAGAAGCTCTCCCTGTACAGCATCCTGAAGACACTCCGAAACGAGGGGCTCGTCGACTGCGACGGCGACTGTTACGTGCCGAACTGA
- a CDS encoding uracil-DNA glycosylase family protein, translating to MDANQTEFENPFGMDPDCENCDELCGVRDRVVHGYGDVGAEFLVVGTGPTAAAERNGVPFTGDGGGERVQSIFGDLGFVRSEPDAAEPDVQNVFFTNLTRCRHPDRAPTDREVDTCEPFLNAEVRMINPQIIVPVGERPLRELAVEYTTRRPDSFDVDAEHATTIRGRGFELVPMKEPATMTDAEADAFRDHMRESVLSRDYRQTKGRRSR from the coding sequence GTGGACGCGAACCAGACGGAGTTCGAGAACCCGTTCGGGATGGATCCCGACTGCGAGAACTGCGACGAGCTGTGCGGCGTCCGCGACCGCGTCGTTCACGGCTACGGCGACGTGGGGGCCGAGTTCCTCGTGGTCGGTACCGGCCCAACCGCGGCCGCCGAGCGCAACGGCGTCCCCTTCACCGGCGACGGCGGCGGCGAACGCGTCCAGTCGATCTTCGGCGACCTCGGCTTCGTTCGCTCGGAGCCGGACGCCGCGGAGCCGGACGTTCAGAACGTCTTCTTCACGAACCTGACGCGGTGTCGACACCCCGACCGCGCCCCCACGGACCGAGAGGTCGACACCTGCGAGCCGTTCCTCAACGCGGAGGTCCGGATGATAAACCCGCAGATCATCGTCCCGGTCGGCGAGCGCCCGCTCCGCGAACTGGCGGTCGAGTACACGACGCGCCGGCCGGACTCGTTCGACGTCGACGCCGAACACGCGACGACGATCCGCGGGCGCGGATTCGAGCTGGTGCCGATGAAGGAGCCGGCGACGATGACCGACGCGGAGGCCGACGCGTTCCGCGATCACATGCGCGAGAGCGTGTTGAGCCGGGACTACCGGCAGACGAAGGGACGCCGGAGCCGCTGA
- a CDS encoding 50S ribosomal protein L11, with product MAGTIEALVPGGQATPGPPLGPELGPTPVDVQDVVAQINDETAAFDGMEVPVTVEYDDDGSFTIEVGVPPTAELIKDEAGFETGSGEPQENFVADMSIEQVKTVAEQKSSDLLAYDTKAAAKEVGGTCASLGVTIEGEDARTFDDRVDAGDYDDVLDE from the coding sequence ATGGCTGGAACTATCGAAGCGCTCGTCCCCGGCGGGCAGGCCACCCCCGGCCCGCCGCTCGGTCCCGAGCTCGGACCGACGCCGGTGGACGTTCAGGACGTCGTCGCGCAGATCAACGACGAGACCGCCGCGTTCGACGGCATGGAAGTGCCCGTCACCGTCGAGTACGACGACGACGGCTCCTTCACCATCGAGGTCGGCGTGCCGCCCACGGCGGAACTCATCAAGGACGAAGCCGGCTTCGAGACCGGCTCCGGTGAGCCGCAGGAGAACTTCGTCGCGGACATGTCCATCGAACAGGTGAAGACGGTCGCCGAGCAGAAGTCGAGCGACCTGCTCGCGTACGACACGAAGGCCGCCGCCAAGGAGGTCGGCGGCACCTGCGCCTCCCTCGGCGTCACCATCGAGGGCGAGGACGCCCGGACGTTCGACGACCGCGTCGACGCCGGCGACTACGACGACGTCCTCGACGAGTAG